TACTTTTGTATTACTTTTATGGTCCTCTGTATGTGGTCCACTGATTTTGTACCATAATTTACTTGTATGCATGCAAATTAGATCCAGAAAAGCGCAGAATCTTGGATTGGGGGACACGGGTTCGAATCATAGAAGGAGTTGCTCAAGGGATTCTTTATCTCCATCAGTATTCCAGGTTGAAGATTGTTCATAGGGATCTCAAGGCTAGTAATATCTTGTTGGATATGGACATGAATCCCAAAATATCTGATTTTGGAATGGCAAGAATCTTTGGAGGAAACGAGTCAGAAGCAAATACGAATAGGATTGTTGGCACTTAGTAAGTAATAAACAACAGAACTTGTGAATCATAAAAACAATGTAATAGTATACATACTTGCTGATATACACATAACTCATCCAACTAACGATATCTTTTCTCTTGGATGATGGTTTTCAGCGGTTACATGTCTCCTGAATATGCTCTGGATGGCCTCTTTTCAATCAAATCTGATGTCTTCAGCTTTGGTGTCTTGTTGTTAGAGATTGTGAGTGGCCGGAAGAACACTGGTTTTTATCTGACCAACTCTTTCCATCTTATTGGTTATGTGAGTATTCCTCTTTGCACTTTctgttacaaaaatttgagaacTTTTTGAGTTTCCTCCAatttatgatgatattttgCTTTGTCGGATTTGAAAGGCCTGGGACTTATGGAAGAGTAACAGGGGATGGGACTTGGTGGATTCACTACTCAATGATATTAACATACCCCCTAAGCATATGGTATTGAGATTTGTGAACGTAGGTCTCCTCTGTGTCCAAGAAAGTGCAGCGGACAGACCTACCATGTCCGACGTTGTTGCAATGCTTGGCAATGAAAGTGTAGTTCTGGATTATCCCAAACAACCTGCTTTCTTGAACGTGAGAATGGTGGTGAGGGCAAAGCCAGTTAATAGCATGATAGAAATGTGTTCTGTAAATGATGTAACGAATTCAGTGGCTGAAGGTCGGTAACGTTGCAACTTCCACCTATGACCCTCGGGCTAAAATATCCGACTGAATCATCGGATTCCCTATTGTTCGGATGGATACCATGaaaatatataggaaaaatttagttggaAATGATTCTGCGTACCAATACGTGTACTCATCCAATGTGATTGATTAGAAGGTAGACTCTATTGAAAATAGtgccaatttaaattttaaatatgaatacatcaatattaataattgatACATGAATTtgtttatatgtaacaaaactcatatgtATATCATTAATTCTAGGAATTGACACTATGTTCTTATATATTTGGTTTTCGTTCCAACTCTGCGacaaataaattgaaagagACTTTTGTACCTAGTTCATTAAAGTATAGGTCAATTTTACACTAGATTAACTAGTACTCTCTCCTCCCACAAACTCCTAATCGGGTTGCCTCGCACAACATTATTAATAACGTTCCTATgtcaaaaatttattattccTTAAATCAACAATAAAAACTATAGGTCCAAATATGGTCCACTTGATgaatattatgtaaattttattttatatatttaactcCATcccactaaataaaaataaaaataaaacgacGTGATTCGCATTTGAGTTTGTTGTCCTCAAGTTTTTGAAAAGCATGAAGGAGAGAACTCGAGGAGACTGGGAGAGGAGTAACAAGCTGGTTGCAACTCAGCAATCAACATCTCCTTTAACAAGCAATTAATAATTGCTGACTGGAAAGTGGACAGGACACGGTTTCTACCCTTGACCAATCCATTCAGATCTCCCTCACCGTATCGTTTAGTAATCCAGAAACAGTGTCGTGGAGGCTTTGAACACCTCTCTCTGGGGGAAAATCCAAATCCAAGTCTGCTGATGTCGAGTGATTGCCAGCTTCGTGATAGGAGGAGGAACTCAATCTTCTTTCCTTCACTCCCAGCCCCATTCTTCTCTGTCTCGACTAatcactttctctctttttagtttttgtgtttattttctctccatttttgtCATAATTCAAATGTTTTCTATCACCGTCCACTCGTTATCACTAGAAACGCGTCGTGTTTTTTGCTAGGATTGTTGCCCTTGATCTGTCAAAAGGGTGTCGCTATCCCAATTAACATCGACGGTGGAGGCTCAGTTACCCAACACATACATGTCATCACATGATTTTAAGGTAGTGTTTTGGCCGTCTCTACTACTCAAGAGGGAAATCCTATTTCAACCTATATCCGTTCTCTTTACTTCcatttaatttttgtgttggtAATTTTGTAGGTGAAAGGAAGATAGTGCTACAGAAGTCGTCCAACTTAAGCCATGCTAGACCCCCCTCATCGAATACCCGTCACTAGTTGCGATTTGATCTCAGGCTTCATGAGCCGTTTTTAGAAAACATTATAACACCCCAACAAATATACTCATTGCTCAATCGTGTTGTGCCTCGCAGAACCTCTAGCTCTTCTGGGCAATCCCCTCGTGGGACATTTGCTTACTGATGGAGCTTACCTAAAGTTGAGTGTCGTCACGAAGTTTTTCCAATTCATAGCTATTTTGTTCATGGTTGACCCAAGAGTTTGGCCGCGACGTCTGCGACTCAGAAGAATTTGGTGTGTTGTGGTTGTGGAAATCAACTCCACCCATTTTAAACCAATCATTTATGGATTACTATCTTTTCTACTTCTCAAAACTTAAAATCTAGAAACAAGAGTGAAAAAGTCGAAGCAAAAGATGTGAACACATGGAATCAAAATACGCGTTCTCTTCATATATCTCAACTTGTGGGCATCTACTATATACCCGCCTTACTTCCACTGAATCAAAAGGAGATCAACCATTTACTAGAAAAACAATTGTTAGAATGGAGATCAACCATTTACTAGAAAAACAATTGTTAGAATGCACAGCGAAAAGTACCTCAAGGTCAGCTTATAAAGTTGTTCTACAAGTTTCTTCAAATCAACAAAAGTTTTCACTTAGTGGTAAAGTGTACTACTAGAGTAACGCTTTAATAATCTACAGTCTAAATACTATCttaagagagaacaaaagagaGAGCTTTTTCTGATTGATTAACTAGAATCAAAagaggggggctatatataggcCCCTAGAAGGCCAGCCTTAATCTGCATGTAACGCATGGCTTATGCGTTAGGTAGAGAAAAGGATGGGTCTGCCCCACGTGGGCGGCCCTCCAATTAACATCTCCCACTCGCACACAGTGGGCATGATCCCAGGTCAGCATCtctctaatattttcaatcttattcatacaagtaaataggccGTGCGACCACCAAGCATATCTATAGAAAGGTGGGGGTACATACACTAAATCTCTCCTagagaagactagcatagtaacatccCTAAAGTGTTTGGTTATGTCCTAGATTCATTCGATCGCATCAGTTCAAGCATTTTCGAAACCCTCTTGAGTTTCAGAAAAACTCATAACAATGCTTGACTAtctctaaatcatttcaatatgttcacaacTTTAGTCACTACCAGTATATAGCGTCATAgtttgacgtcagcaaacactatcgaagatgcgatatcgaagaatctttcctttgcactcatatcattcaattttggtcaaaccgctttcccaacaatgcctctttagaccgtattaatcatggccatagataacatgccaaagtagcagacatTATAACCTTCATcttgtgacatagtcaaaagtaaaggacacttaaaaaatgagactcacacagtgagaaagagggaaacaatttactcacttactcatttggtcgaataagtacatgtagtatgaaacacatgctacggtggatttctctttctcaaagagcatatgtctatatcaatacggtacagatcttagtctagcTGCTTCTTAAGCGTCTAACCCCGAGTTCTTCTATTTGCTCGCCTCCAAGGCGTCAAAGAGGATCTCATATCTGGCTAACCACAGGTTACATAGGTTGTGgggtaacccatgcatagtcctCTCATTGGACCTGATCTTAGCTCCCACTAAAATCGACATATCTTTGTGTTAACTAACTTATATATTTGGACAAGTATGTAAGAACACgatgtctcatctctactcgctaaaccaactgcatagcatataacaggccgagtacacatcattgcgtacatcagactacccacagcattagcataagggacacgtgccatcttttccttttttatttgagtCTTAGGACATAACTTTTTAGATAAGTTCTCGCTTTTTGCCACAGGGGTGTCAATGtgtttacattcattcattaggaaacgctcgaggactttctttatgtaagtctgttgggagaaacacaaaagtctcttcgagcgatctctgtagatcttaacccccagaatgtattctgcttcacccatatccttcatctcaaaattgaaggataaccactcttttgtggcgactatcaaccctttatcatttccagctagtagtatgtcgttaacatataatgacaacataatgaaactcttcttggaccttttgacatagacacaatggtcctctgtgatcatcgtaaacccatttgaaagaacggctcgatggaatttgaggtaccattgcctagatgattgtGTTAGGCCATATGTTGATCGTTTGAGCTTGCATACTTTGTgctcttgacctttgaccacaaaacccgttggttgatccatatagatctcctcatctagttctCTATTGAGAAATGAtgtcttaacatccatttggtagagtttcaaatccatatttgctactatagctagaatcaggtgaattgaagcaaacctcaccactggtgaaaaagtttcctcatagtctataccctcctACTGGGTATATCCTTTCGCCACTAAGCGAGCTTTGTACTTATCTATTGATCCATCCGACTTGCGTTTGACTTTTAGAACCCATTTGTTCTCAATAGTCTTACGCCCTGTCGATAGATCAACCAGATCCCAAACTTGGTTCATCTTCATAGACTCAATTTTATCATTAAgagctttcatccactcatctttagtagaagatgagagagcctcatgaattgtcctaGGCTCGTCATCATCATGCAGagctaccataaaagcttctccttcaatctcaaaacaaCGACGAGGAATACTTTCACGTGTGCTTCTACGCGGctgaggttgttgtgattgattgacaagcGGTGTGCTCACACTCGGATTTAAGTCCtttttatcatttgtaggagtttgaagaatttcttcctcattctcaactaaattccttggagcactttcctcttgttccacaatctcatgaagttctaaactcctatcaacctcacctctacttggaaattcattttcaatgaagtccacatctcgtgattcaatTTCAGATACACTtccatcagtttgttcacctattaacacataccctttagagtgttctgagtaccttataaagatacacttcttccctctagggcctaatttcccatacttatgagaaagattatgaacaaaacccgttgaaccccatggccgcaagttactcaaattggaTTTTTCGCcggtccatagttcatatggggtggaaattactgatttggagggcactccgttaagaatgtaggcagcagtcaaaagtgcatctctccaaaaagaaattggtaggtttgcttgtGCCATCATTGACCTAACTATCTCAAGCAGTATTCGATTTCTCCTTTCCAccacaccattttgttgtggcgtACTTGGCATcgttaactgtcttttgatttctttttcatcacagagccttttaaattgtTCAGAAAGATATTCTCGTCCTCGGTCagttcttagagtttttaaactcttatctaactgattttcgaccattcttagatatcgcctAAAACATTCCAATGCTTTAGATttatgggagattaagtagacatgaccgtaatgtgaaaaatcatctataaaagtgatgaagtagacaccttcgtgtcttgccctcacactcattggaccacagatgTTTGAGTGGACTAATTACAGTGAAAAAGATGCCCTAATGGCTTTTCCAAACGGTTTTCTCTTAGcttttcccattagacaatgttcacacGTGGGCAAGATGACTTTAGGGAGATTGCTTATCAGGTCTTTTCTAGCTAAtcgagtcattctatcttgtcctatatggccaagcctagcatgccatgtgtatgaatccaaattattaatagatgaagaaagaaaaataatagatttatttatattagaataaaccaaatccaatatcataaaaccgtcttgaagaaaagcattgccataaaacatatggcccaaatgaaaggaaacataattgttttaaaaaacaatccgaaaaccaagttttaatagagtaacaactgaaagtaagtttcATCGGATCTCGGGAGCATAtagcacattgtggaggaaaagaatgcggccaccccgcaagtccagcttgtaggtaccaagtcccagtacctccacgctagctccatttcccaccttgatatcacggctcccagttggaatccggtgatactccacaaatccgactctatctcgcgctatgtgctcggtcgctcctgaatcaacagtccacaaaggATAGGAGTCAGCAACCATCATATGcctagttacaaaaacaatgcgaGAAAAGTCAGAGTGTACCTTCTTCGGCTCAGTGCAGTCACGAGCGAAGTGGTCAATCTTTCTGCAATTgaagcactctaattttgacttgtttttcccgcgcttgcccctcttggtgcgctgagaagttcctgacacttttttaatatgtctAGCAGCCACtccattcttggacttcttgtgcttaggccttgatgccttgcgcggaccagcattagccacataggcgtatgattgggcttagtagcctctaggcgctcagcctccaattccaagtgacgcgagatatcatcaaagtctttgatattctcgTTATGCGTAAGGTTCTGGCTCATATTCTCCCAAGAATTCGGTAGTGATCTTATCATTGCCTGTACTTGCTGTTTATCTGTCAGGTTATTTCCTGCCGACCTAAGTTCGCGGATCATAGTTGACATAGccctaagatgctgcttcatcgtGTGGTCAGGGCACATTTTATAGGAGTTGAACCTCACGGTTAATCCACGCAACCTAGTGGCTgaagttccaccaaacttcaacttcaaagcctcacacatgctttgggcagtgtcatagacctcgaactcacacattagatcattgCGCATGTTGCTTAACATAATTATGCGCGCGCAccgatttttcttagcccattggatataggcttgttgatctatcttgtTTTATTCCGAGTTCCCTTCCCCGGACATAGTAAGGGTgtgagataaggcctccaagacctcttgctcatctaagacatattggatcttgcgatgccacatgtcatagttttccccatctaatttctcccaTTTATTTAAGTCGGCAACAATATTCTTGGATGTcatttcactacaatacgcAAAGAATGGATATTACTCACACACCTAAGAAATCTGCCGCGTCTtttcaaattagaaaaagaataatttagacatgtcgcaAGATTGAAAAATCGCTAGGCTTCAGAATCATCTCTTGAgccacaatatccaattattagatttctaGCTCAATTCCCgcgcaaatttaaaaaaaaaaacaaatatgagagaatttatcatcataaatctcaaccatactcccactatcttaaATAGTCATCTAGGCctagtcacatgtaaagacataacctaCTAAAATCGCAGTAACCTTTTGGGCTAGTCTACAAGGATAGCTACCCAGGCCATGGtaacctgttgggccagtctacaaaaatggttcatatgagaccattacagtccatttttcttgttccatcagtgcatttacagttcttactggggttgccatggtcttttggctatacagtgcatttacagttcttactggggtcactgcaattctttcagcctatcattcacactgacaattctaactaagactacttagtggtattttctattttatcacttaaaagaaataaagactaatgtctaaacattcaagtctaacattcatagatgataaaataatcatatttccacatgttcaatacacacatacatgttatcacatttaatctcaaaattaaataaaagatcacatgtaatgtaacattatggaaaaaaatagcatgaaaacaaacaaatattcacatgttatcatatttaatctataacattaaatacaatttcacatgtaatataacaatatatctaagcatatattaaatcatgccaaaattttttttttctgctttaaaaaaaacttacagaaaaataaaaaatactggGCTTAAAAACCCAGTCCCCCCCTTTTTTTCTGATTAAACCCAAAACAAAGTGGGCCGAAGGGCCCAAACCCAACCCGGCCCATTAGAGGGTAGATGACTCcagtcatcttcttcctctcgcaagttactgttcacgtgaacagtaactcagaaaaaaaattaatttcagcTGCCGTTTATGGACGTCACCGACTCCTCCGATTGCCGGAAACTGCTTCCAGAGGAAGCTGGGTGCTACCGCATCACCTAGGTGGTGCTAGCAGCACCGAGCCGGCGCTGCTCTGGTGCGTGCAGCACAGACCCGTCGCTGCTCTGGTGCGTGCAGCATCGAGCCGGCGCTGCTCTGGTGCTGGCAGCACCCCtctggtgcgcgcagcaccaaGGTAGTGCTCGTAGCACCACTGTGGTGCCCCCACGGTGCTACGTGCACCGTGGGCTCCCACCGGTGCTTGCTGCACCATGGTGCATGCAGCACCATTACAGGGGTGCCGCGCACAATCCTTTGGTGGGCGCTGCACCATCTGGTTCAGGtggtgcgcgctgcaccaccGAATGCAGAGGTGGTGCTTTTTGCACCATTGTGTGTGGGTGAGTGCAGCGGTGCTACACAGCAGCTtagcccaattttttttttattaaaaaaatgcaatacCACATGTGcgcaaatcacataaaaaacaCAATCATAGTTTACATGCATATATCAAAAAGAAACTAGAAGCAATTATAAAAGCTCTGATGCCAATGTTAGAATGCacagcggaaagtacctcaagCTCAGCTTATAAAGTTGTTCTACAAGTTTCTtcatatcaataaaaattttcactTAGTGGTAAAATATACTATTAGAGTAACGTTTTAATAATCTACAGTCTAAATATTATcttaagagagaataaaagagagCTTTTTCTAATTGATTCACCAGAATCAAAAGAAGGGGCTATATAACCCCCTAGACAACTGGCCCTTAATCTGCATGTAATGCATGGCTTAGGTGGAGAAAAGGATGGGTCTGCCCCACGTGGGCGGCCCTCCAATTAACATCAATGAATGCCTTTGCCTGTCTTTTtgtatactttttattattctcCCTCTTAGAAACCTCCATTCCGCTGGGTAGTCTCACTCCAAGTCGATCAATCAGAGACGGCGACACTTTAGGTTCAACTGATGGAAGATTTGCATTGGGATTTTTCAGCCCACGTAGTTCAAAGAGCCGATACGTGGGAATATGGTACGtgatatcttctgggacagttgTGTGGGTGGCTAACAGAAACACTCCTCTTAAAGATCACTCCGGAGTTCTAACGGTCACCAATGAAGGTGTTCTTGCCCTTCTCAATGGCACACATAATATTATTTGGTCAACTAATACATCAAGAACAGTAGAAAATCCAGTTGCACAGCTCTTGGATACCGGAAATCTCGTTGTGAAGGATGGAAATATCGATGGCCCAGATAGATTTTTTGTGGCAGAGTTTTGATTATCTTTGTGACACATTCCTACCGGAAATGAAGCTTGGAAGGAACTTAATTACTGGTCTTGATTGGTTCATATCATCTAGTAAGAGCACGGAAGATCCTGCTCGAGGTTATTTTACACTACGGTTAGATCCTCGTGGGCTTCCATAAGGGGTTATTATGAAGGGGAATACCATTAGGGCTAGAGCGGGGTCATGGAACGGTCTGAGTCTTACAGGACGTTCGGGGTTAAATCCGAATCCAGTGTTAGATTATAAATTCGTGATGAATAAGAACGAGGTCTACTATAAGTTCAAACCCGAAAACAGTTCAATTTTCTCAAGATATGTAATAACTCCATCAGGCGTTGTGCAGCGATTTACATGGATGGATCGAactgttgagtactgtggagtctgatccacatcgctcgagcagaggcattggtcgctcgagcaaaatcaggcagagtcgaacgctcgatgttagctcgacagtgagctcgagcaggaggcttTCGCTCAAGCGAAGgcattggccactcgagcgaagtcaggcagagttgaatgctcgatgtcagcttgacagtgagctcgagcaggatgcggaagggaagttcgctcgacgcgcgctcgatacgccgctcgagcaaacatgcatttttagggtttccgccgtttgaactatatatatatatgatgttttactTCATATGGCTGGTTACTGTTgacacgaaaacactgtggaaaaatagtgttgagatccatcttgtagtgtgatattcctcaataataaaatcctctgcagctcccgtggacgtaggcaatttgccgaaccacgtacatcttgtgtcgtgtgtgattgcgtgtgtgattgtttttctcgttcgttattatttttaaattcattgtcatcgtttttcacaacaattggtatcaagagccaaggttcgggtctgaggagaaacgatggctggagatgatttgaaggtattggggatcgagaagtttgatggcacggattttggatactcgaggatgcagatagaggactacctctatgggaagaaacttcatcttccactattggggtaGCAACCggagaagatggatgatgctaattggaacctgttggatcgacaggttctgggggttattcgattaaccctgtcgagattcgttgcacacaacgtcatcaaggagaagacgactgcggatctcatggaggctttgtcaggtatgtatgaaaagccgtcagcgaataacaaggtacatttaatgaaaaagttattcaatttaaaaatgGCAGATGGTACTTCTGTTGCAcagcatctgaatgattttaatactatcacaaatcaattgtcgtctgttgaaattgaatttgatgatgagatacgtgcactgatactattggcttcattgtcaaatagttgggaagtcatgagaatggctgttagtaattctgctggtaaaactaaactgaaatatgatg
This Carya illinoinensis cultivar Pawnee chromosome 11, C.illinoinensisPawnee_v1, whole genome shotgun sequence DNA region includes the following protein-coding sequences:
- the LOC122282774 gene encoding G-type lectin S-receptor-like serine/threonine-protein kinase At4g27290, translating into MESKYAFSSYISTCGHLLYTRLTSTESKGDQPFTRKSMNAFACLFVYFLLFSLLETSIPLGSLTPSRSIRDGDTLGSTDGRFALGFFSPRSSKSRYVGIWYVISSGTVVWVANRNTPLKDHSGVLTVTNEGVLALLNGTHNIIWSTNTSRTVENPVAQLLDTGNLVVKDGNIDGPDRFFVAEF